TCAACCGAATGTACATCGCGATCGACGTCATTGGGAACAACACGATGGGCGAGATGCGATCGGCCGGTAGCGGCGAGATCGGACGGAGTCAAACACGATCCCACTGTGACAACGTCACACAGGGATCGAAACGCTTTGACGTAATGGTGAACCCAGATGAAGGGCGTCGCTTTCGCGACGATGCAGACACGCAGCCGCGGGCGCGCGTCAGCCAAGCTCGCCCTGCTCGATCATCCGGACCAGCACGTCCGACGCGTCGGCGTCGAATTGCGAGCCGCGCAACCGTTTGATCTCGCCGACAATTTGCGGTGCGGCCAGCGCGTCGCGGTAGGCGCGCTTGCTCGACATGGCCACGTACGCATCCGCCAGACTCATGACGCGCGCGAGCAGCGGAATTCGGTCGCCGTGCAGGCCGTCGGGGTAGCCGCTGCCGTCGGGCCGTTCGTGATGGTGCCGGATGATTTCGAGGTGCTTCCGAGGCAGGAATTGTGCTGTCCGCGCCAAATCATAGCCGACAATCGGGTGCTTGCGGATGGCTTCCCAGTCCTCTTCAGTGAGTTCGTCCGCTTTCGATAGCAGCCGGTCGTCCAGGGAAATCTTTCCGAGATCGTACAGCGCGGATCCAAGTTCGATCGCGGCGAGTTCGTTCGGACCCAGGCCGAGGCGCTCTGCGATCGCGCGCGCGACCACCGCAACCTGGGTTGCACGGCCGACGCCGTTGGTTTCGCGCCGTTCCTGCAGTTCCGCCAGTTGCCGCAACGTCGAGATGTGCCCGGTTTCGCATTGGCGAATCAACCGAATGTTTTCGATGGCCGCCGCGGCGTGCTTCGCCATGATGTCGAGCACCTTTAGATCGGCCTCGCTGAACTCCGTGCCGTTTGTCTTCCCGCACACGTTGAGCACGGCGAGGACTTGCGTCGCTCCCTTGCCCGACGCGGCGAACGATGTATGTTCGCTCTCTCCCGCGAGCGGCACCGACACGAATGACGCGTGGGGGAGTTGGCGGCTCATGGGCGCTGTCTCGTGACTACGGATGTTCGTTACGAGCAGCGGTTTCTGCGTCTGCACGACACGCCCGCTGATGCTGTCCGCCACGTTCACGCGGGCGCCGTCGGCCTCGCGCGGGAGGCCGCGGCTGGCAACGACTTCGAGCGTGCGCCCGTCCGGCGTTGCCAGCATGAGCGATCCGCGCTGCGCACCGACCTGTTTGAGCGCGGAATCGAGCACAAACTCGTGCAGTTCGAATTCGGTGCGGATATTTGCCATGGACTGGCTGACCGAGAAGATAGCCGTCAGCTCCTGCAGCCGCGCGTTTTCGGATTGCAGGCGGTGGCGGTCCAACGCGTTCGATACGGCGAGCTTCACCTCGCTCAGGCTGAACGGCTTCAGCACATAGTCGTACGCGCCTTCCTTCACCGCCGCGCGCGCCGTTTCCAGCGTAGCGAACCCGGTCATGACAATCGGGATGAGCGAAGGGCGTATCTTGCGCGCGCGCCGGATCAGCTCGATGCCATCCATCTCCGGCATCATGATGTCTGTAAACAACAGGACGAACTCGTCGCGCGCCGTGATTAGATCGAGGGCAGCGGGCGCGCTCGCCACCGATTCCACGGTGTACCCGTCGTCGGCAAGGATGTCGCTGAGCAGTTCGCGGATGACGGTCTCGTCATCGACGATCAGGATGCGGTTGGAATCATTCATGAACGGCATACTGCCGAATAGCTTCGCACGGTCTGCATACAATCGTCATCGATCATGCTGGTCTCTCGCAGGCGTTGTTTATCATGATAACACACCCGCGGCGGGGCTACCCAAGCGTTTTGAGAATTTGTCGCGCCCGTTTGATCGCCGCCTTCACCTGGCGCGGCGCCGTGCCCCCGATGTGGTCACGCCGACGCATGATTGTCAGCGGGTCAAGACAACGCGCGATGTCGCGGTCGAACTTCGGCGAGAACTTTCGGAACTCGTCGAGCGTAAGGTCCGGCAGGCGCTTGCCGTTCTTCGTGCTGTGCAAGACGATGCGTCCGACAATCCCGTGCGCTTCGCGGAACGGCACCCCTTTTTCGACGAGATAATCCGCGACGTCCGTGGCTTCGAGAAAGCCCTCGCGGGCGGCGTCGCGCATGGCGTCCGTTTTGAACGCGATCGACGGCATCATTGCGGTGACCACGCGGAGGCACAATTGGAGCGTGTCTGACGCGTCGAACACGGGTTCCTTGTCCTCCTGCATGTCGCGGTTGTACGTCAGCGGCAGGCCCTTCATCAGAGTGAGGAGCGATGTCAGGTCGCCGTACACCCGGCCCGTTTTCCCGCGCACCAGTTCCGCCACATCCGGGTTTTTCTTTTGCGGCATGATGCTCGATCCGGTCGTGTAGGCGTCGCCGATCTCGATGAAGCCGTACCCGGGCGTGGACCACAGGATGAGTTCCTCGCACAGCCGCGACAGGTGCATCATCGCGATCGACGCGTTCGCGCAAAACTCGATGAGGTAGTCGCGGTCCGATACTGCGTCCATGCTGTTACCGGCGATGGCGTCGAAACCAAGTTCCTCCGCCACGGCAAAGCGATCGATCGCGTGCGGCGTGCCAGCCAGCGCGGCGGAGCCGAGCGGCATGATGTTCACGCGCGTGCGGAGTTCGATGAAGCGGATTCGGTCGCGATGGAACATCTCGAAATACGCCAGCATGTGGTGCGCGAGCGACACCGGCTGCGCGTGCTGCAGGTGTGTGCAACCCGGCAGGATTGTTTCCACGTGCGCTTCCGCGACGCGCAGGAACGCCTCCTGCAGGTGCGCAAGCTGGTGGTCTATGGCGTCAATCTGGTCGCGCGCCCAGAGCCGGACATCCGTAGCAATCTGATCGTTCCGGCTCCGCGCCGTGTGCAGGCGCTTGCCCGCGTCGCCGATACGCTTTACCAAGGCCGATTCGATATTCGTATGAACGTCCTCGAGTGCCGGGTCAAACGCGAATTTGCCCGCGTCGACGTCCTTCGCGATCGCGGTCAGGCCCGAGATGATTTTCCTGCTGTCCGATTTGGAAATGATTCCCTGTGCGCCCAACATGCGTGCGTGCGCGATACTCGCGCGGATGTCCCACGGCGCGAGCCGCGCGTCGAACGACACGGACTGACCCAGTGCCTCGACCAATGCGTCTGTCTTCCCCTCGAACCGTCCGCCCCATTGTTTCGCCATATATCGCTACTTTCCCGGGCATGAAATACGGACGAACCAAACTCGTGCCCGTAATCGTGCTCGTAATCGGTTATTCGAGCTCTAGTTTCCGCGGTCCGCGGCCCGACGTTATGCCGCGCTACGCCACAGCAAGTACGCGATCCACGCGAACAATGCCAGGCAAAACGCGAGCCGTACGACCTTCCACAACGGCGTGCTGCGCGCCAGCTTCTCGTAACACGTATCGCACCACGCGCCCGTGACCGGCGCGTGCGGATGCGCCCGCGTGTGGCCAGGCTGTCCACAAATCCCGCAGGTACCACAATAGCCGCGCGGGATTCCCTGCCGTTCGAAGTGTTCCGGCTTTGTTTCCCACATGAAGCAATAGCACGCTTGGCATTGTCGCCCAGCCGCGCCATTGGTTTCATGCGCCATCGCGTGCTACTCCAACCCCGCCTTCTTACGAACGCGGAGTCGAAGCGCGTTCAATCGAATAAACGCGCCCGCGTCCGCCTGGCTGTACGCGCCCTCGTCCTCTTCGAACGTCGAAATCTTCGGATCGTACAATGTCTTTGCCGCGCGCCGGCCGACGACGGTACAGTTGCCCTTGTACAGCTTCACGCGGGCCGTGCCTGTGACGTCTTCCTGCGATTGTTTCACGAACGCCATCATCGCCTTCATCTCGGGCGAATACCAGAATCCGTTGTAGATCAGTTGCGCAATCTTTGGCGACAATTGGTCGCGCAGCAGCATCACCTCGCGGTCCATGGTAATCGATTCCACGGCGCGGTGCGCGGCGTAGAGAATCGTGCCGCCCGGAGTTTCGTATACGCCGCGCGACTTCATGCCCACGAAGCGGTTCTCGACCATGTCCACGCGCCCGATGCCGTTCGCTCCGCCGAGCGCGTTCAGTTTCGCCATCAGCGAAGCGGGGGAGAGGCGCTCGCCGTTCACGGCCACCGGCACGCCCTGCTCAAAATCCACTTCCACATACGTTGGCGTGTCCGGCGCCTTCGTCGGGTCGACCGACAACAGGAACATGTCCGCCGGCGGCTCGGCCCACGGGTCTTCGAGAATTCCGCCCTCGAACGAAATGTGCAGCAGGTTGCGGTCGGACGAATACGGCTTCGCCGCCGTCACCGGTACGGATATGCCGTGTTTCTTCGCGTAGTCGACCAACTTCGTGCGGCTTGTGAGGTCCCACTGGGGATCGCGCCACGGCGCAATGATCGTGACGTTGGGCTCGTGCGCGTAGTACGTCAGCTCGAAGCGCACCTGATCGTTACCCTTGCCCGTCGCACCGTGCGAGACGGCGTCCGCCTTCTCCTTGCGCAACACGTCGATCTGCGCCTTCGCGATCAGGGGCCGCGCCACGCTCGTGCCCATGAGGTACCAGCCCTCGTACATCGCGTTCGCCTGCATCATCGGAAACACGAAATCGCGCGCGAACTCCTCGCGCAGGTTTTCGCAATACACCGCGCAAGCGCCCGTCTTGACGGCTTTGTCCTTCGCTTCATCGGTCTCTTCCATCTGGCCTATGTCCGCGATGAACGCGACCACGTCCGCCTTGTAGGTTTCCTGCAGCCATTTCAGAATGACCGACGTGTCCAGCCCGCCGGAGTAGGCGAGCACAATCTTTTTGACCTTCGTTGCCATTAACGTGTTCCTTGTCGTTCCAGTTGCTCTAAAGGTTCGTGCTTGTTGCCCGTGAATCGATGCACGAGACTCGATTACGAATGACGAGCACGAGCACGAGTGAGTTCAAATTCTTGTATCTACCAACCCATCCGCTCGCGCAGATGTGTGATGTGCGCGAGGTGATGTTTACAGTGCCACGCGTACAACGCGGCCGTCTCGTCGAGCGGAACAATGCCGCGTTCGGGATGATGAAACGTGCGCTGCCACTGCTCGAGCGTCATCGCGCGCATGCACATGACCCAGCGCTCATGCACGCATTTCAAGAGGCAGAGCGAGACTTCCACGTCCGCGCTCTTCCCGTCTTCAAGTTCCGCCCATCGATCTTCCGCATACGGTTTAATCGTTGGGTTGTCCTCCGTCAACGCGAGCTTGTATCGAATGTAGCTGTTCATATGGCTGTCGGCCATGTGATGAATCACTTGACGGACCGTCCAGCCACCGTCCCTGTAGGGCGTATCCAATTGCGCGTCCGACAAGCCGGCGGCGGCCGCGCGAAACTCCGCGGGTGCGTTTTCGATAATCTCGATGAACCCGTTCAGTGTGTCCGGCGTCATGTCGCCTTCGAGCGAGAAAGGCCCGATGGGAAACCGCGGATCGCTCATGACCTTTCTCCGGCGTTGTTTTGGATGAGCTGCACGAGAATCGCCTTCTGCGCGTGCAGCCGGTTCTCCGCTTCGTCGAACACGATCGACTGCGGGCCGTCCATCACGTCGTCGGTCACTTCAAACCCGCGTTTTGCCGGCAGGCAGTGCAGGAACAGCGCGTCCTTTTTTGCGAGCGACATCAGCTTCGCGTTCACCTGGAAGGGGGCGAAAATCTTTTTGCGTTTGCTGCTCTCGTCTTCCTGGCCCATGCTCGCCCACACGTCGGTATAGACGGCATCGGCGTCTTTCAATCCGGCTTCGATGTCTTGCGTTACTTCGATTTCGCCCTTCGCCTCGCGCTGCGCGAACGCGAGAATCTCGGGATCGGGTTCGTAGCCCTTCGGGCACACGACAGTTACATTAAGCGGAACGCGCGCCGCAAAATTGAGCCACGAGGCGCACACGTTGTTTCCGTCGCCCACGAAGGCCAGCTTCAAGCTGCCCAGGTTGCCGCGGTGCTCGCGCAGCGTTTGCGCGTCCGCCACCACCTGGCAGGGGTGCAACTTGTCCGTCAACGCGTTGACCACGGGCACGCGCGCGTACCGGGCGAGATCGACAACCGCTTCGTGGCTGAACGTCCTCGCAATGATTCCGTCTACCCAGCGTTCGAGATTGCGCGCAACGTCAGGCACGGATTCGCGCTCACCCAGCCGAATCTGCCCCGACTCGAGGACGATTCCATGACCGCCGAGTTGAAAGATTCCCGTTTCAAAGGTCACCCGCGTGCGCAGGCTCGGTTTTTCGAAGATGAGCGCGAACGTTTTCCCTTCGAGCGGACGCGACACCTTTCCTGCGCGCAGTTCGCGTTTCAGCCGGTCTGCCAGATCGATCAGACCGAGAATCTCGTCGGTCGAGAGGTCCGCAAGCGAGATGAAATCCAGGAACATCAGTTTGCTCCAAGCACCCGGTCGAGTGTTGCGACGACGTGTTCGACCTGTTCCTTCGTTACGATTAGCGGCGGCACAAACCGCAACACGTTGAGTCCCGCAGGCCCGCACACAACCCGCGCATCGAGCATCTTCGCAACGACCGGCGCAACGGCGTTCTTCAATTCCACACCGATCATCAAGCCCTTGCCGCGTACCTCCACGATGGAATCGTGCTTCGCCTTCAGCCCGTTCAATTTGTCCATGAAATACGCGCCGGTCTGTTTGACGCGATCGAGAAAACCGGGCTCGAGCATGGCTTCTACAGTCGCTTTTGCCGCCGCGGTGCACACGGGATTCCCGCCAAAGGTCGACGCGTGCGACCCGACGCTGAACCCGGAAGCGACTTTCTCGGTACACCCCATCGCGCCAATCGGCATGCCGTTCGCGAGCGCCTTCGCCAGCGCGACGATGTCCGGCGTCACGCCGTACTGTTCGTGGGCGAAGAGCGTGCCCGTGCGGCCCATGCCGCACTGGATTTCGTCGAAGATCAATAACACGTTCCGCGCGTCGCACAGGGCGCGCACGCTTTTCAGGTATTCGGTGTCCGCTACGCGAATGCCGCCTTCGCCCTGCACGGGCTCCAACAAAACGGCCCCAACCTCGGGGGTCAGGGCCTTCATGAGTTCGGCGTGGTCGTTGAACGGTACGTGTACGATTCCCGGCAGCATCGGCGCGAAGCCTTCGTGATACTTCGGCTGCCCCGTTGCTGTAATCGCCGCCATCGTCCGCCCGTGAAACGACTGTTGCATCGATACAATCACCGGCTTTGGCGTGCCCTGCTGCGCCCAATACCGCCGCGCCAACTTGATTGCCGCTTCGATCGCCGTCGCACCGCAATTGCTGAAGAACCATTTATCGGCGAAGGAATGTTTGCAGAGGAGGGAGGCGAGTTCGGCGCAGGGCTGGGTGAGGTAGAGGTTTGAGACGTGGACGAGGGTGGCGGCTTGTTGGGTGATGGCGGCGGTTACCTTCGGATGACAGTGCCCGAGCGCCGCCACGGCGATTCCCCCGAAGAAATCGAGGTACTCGTTGCCTTCTGCGTCCCACAGCTTCGTGCCTTCGCCCCGCACAAATGCGATCGACCGCGAACCGTACGTGTTAATGATGTGCGCTTCGGTGAGCGACTTGATCTCGTCCGTTTTCATATCGACCCTCCCGGCGGATGCCCCGCGTTGGCAACTCTATATGCCAACTGTGCGTCTTATGCGTACCCCCGCCGGCCCATTCGCCACCCTGAAAACAATTCGAGCGCGTTCCGCGCGAACGCGCCCGCCATCACGCCGAAGCGTGTATCAGTCCTTTTTCTTTGCCGTCGACTTTTCCGCCGCTGGCGTAGACTTCGATTCGCCCTTCGACTCGGACTTTCCTTCGGACTTGCCCTCGGACTTGCCCTCGGCCTTTGCCGCGGTGTCGCCCTTGCCGTTTCCGCCCGAGTTCTTATAGTCCGTCTGGTAGAAGCCCGAACCCTTGAAAATGATTCCCGCGCCCGTGCCCAGCAGCTTCTTCATTTTTCCGCTGCCGCACGAGGCGCATTTCACCCTTGGTTTCGCCGACATTGCATGGAAGACATCGGTCGGCTCGTGGCAAACCTGGCACTGGTAGGTGTAGGTTGGCATGGTTAGATTCATCCAATTCCTTACAGAAAACCCGGATTCCAGTAAACGGCAAACTATACCAATACCCCCGAAAAATTGCAAAAGAAGCGCGCCGCAACGCGCCGCCGCCACCGGACCGATCGAGGCCCGGATGGGGTATCGTGTGTGCCGCTTTGCGCCAAAAAGAACTTGTATCTGCTGCAAATAATTCCCTTTGCGCGAAGCACGCCAGACCGTATAATCCATCCGGTGCATGGCAAATCGGTGTGGCAAGGGTTGCCGGTGACTTTCCATGTTGCACCACAGGTAAAGGAGACGTATCGATGCGCAGAATCAAGCAGTCAAAATGGGTGTGGTACTTCATCGTTGCCGCGGTCACGTGCGGACTGTTGGCGCCGACCATGTTCGCGAACGCGGCAGTCGAGTTGGAGCGTTACCGTTGTCCGATCCCCGCAACCGGTGACGTGCTTTAGTCACGGGTGATGGGAGGTCGAATCCCATGAAGTCGCGCCGGTTCAAGAATTGGGTTTGGTACGCCGTGGCGGCCGGTATCGTCACCGGGCTGTTCGTTCCGCCGATGATCGCCACCGCATTAGACGCAGAGCAGCGCGTCCGTTGTCCGATTCCGGCGCAGGGCGACGTTCTGGGGCTGTAATCGGGTCGATTCACAACGGTCGTTTTGTCACGACAAGTGAAAGAAAGGAAGCGCATGCGCAAGTGGATGTGGTACACGCTGATTGTTGCCGTTGTCTGTGGCTTGTTTGCCCCAACGGTCGTTGCCAACGGAGATGACCTCGCCAAGCACCACACCGAGGGATGCGCAGCGCCTGCGCCGGAGTAGTGAGCGCCGAAGGGAGGCGCGCTGGACAAACGTCGGGGAGGAACCATATATGCACAAGTCGAGATTGATTTGGTACGCAGTAGTCCTTGCAGTAGTCGTGGGCCTGTTTGCGCCAACGACGTTTGCGAATGCCGGCATCGAGGCAAAACCAGTACTGCGATGCCCGGTTATCATCGCTGAACGATAATCGGCGACAGGGGTCGCCAGGGAGAACAGCGCAATGCGCACTAAATGGACAAACCGCTGGGTATGGTATGGACTTCTGATAGCGATCGTTGCCGGGCTGTTCGCGCCCGCGATGATCGCTTCGGCGGGCCCGGTCGAGCTCGAGGAGCCCTCCCGTTGCGTGGTTCCGATCCGCCGATAAGCACGGGTTAAAGCAACCGAATTCGCCCGCGCCCCGTTCGCCCAATTGGGCACGCGGGGCGCACGTCTTCTGACGGCGGCTACCTGGATCAATGCGGCCATTTCTGTTTCAGATTGGCGACTACTTTGTCGCGTCGTATTCGGCGATGATGTTTCTCGCCGTGCTCGCGGCCGCGGCGACGGCGATATTTCGCGTCAGACGCGCGTCGCTCGATGGTGCTACGTTGGCGAAGGGTATGCTCATAGCCATCGTCACCGGCTGGTTGTTCGGCCGCGTTGGCCTCTGGCTCGACGGCACCGCACGCGACGCGGGCCTGCGCATTCTGTCGCCCACCTACGCGGCGCCGGGCTCTCTCACGTATTTCCTGCTCGGCGTGTGTGCCGGCCTGCTGATCTTCGCGGCGATTATCGGCAGAACGGCATGGAACTACTTCGACGCGCTTGCGCCCTCGACGTTCGTAGCGCTTGCGTTCGCCAAAATCGGTTGCCTGTTTGGCGGGTGCTGCGCGGGGTCCCTGTGCCCATCGGCGCTGGGCATCACGTATCCCTACGGTACGCCGGCGTACGAACACCAGTACCGCGCTGGCAAGCTTGCTGTGCCCGACAATCTGCTCCGTCCGGGCGAGCACAAAGACGATTCGCCGTTCTGGGGTGAACTGCAGGTCATTTCGCTTCAGCCGGAATTTCTGGCTAGACGTGTCGAGTCTGCCGGATTGCCCGGGGACTCCGCGCCACGAATCCTCGAAGGCGCATCGAGCCATCGTTCCCTGCCGGTTTGGCCCGTGCCTATTGCGGTCAGCGTGACGTCGCTTGCACTCTGGATGGCAGCGGAACGTGTGTACCGCGCATCGCAACGGCCCGGCACGACCGTCGCCTTTGTGTTCGCGGGCTACGGACTGCTTCGTCTCACGTTCGACTGGTTCATCGCGCAACGCGGTTCTACTCATTTTGGCATGACGGTTGCGCAATGGGTAGGCGTTTGCGCGTTGGCGCTCGGCGCCGCTGTCTACGCGCGGCGAGCGAAACCCGCGCCGCCAGAGCATTGACACCACGCGCCGCGCCGCGCCACTATCATTCCCCGTGGAACCGACCGCACAGCTCTCGAACATTCCGCCATTGACCGAAAACGGCGCGGTGGCCATCGCCATCTTTGTGGGAACGCTGTATTGTTTCCTCGGATACCGCACGCTCAAGGTCATTATTTGCCTGACAGGATTCATTCTCGCCGGCGGAATGGCGGCGACGCTCGGCGCGTACTTCGGCCAGGGCAACTACTGGATTGCCGTGGCGGCGGGCTTGATCGGCGGGCTGTGCGGCGCGGCGGCGCTCATCTTTCTGTTCAAACTCGGACTGTTCATGCTCGGCATGCTCGCCACGGCGCTTGTCGCGCACATGCTGCTATTGGGCCGGCCCGAGTCCTGGATCGTTTTCGCCGTGCTCGGTGCGGGAGTCCTGGGTGGTTTGCTCGCCGTCGCGCTCGAGAAGTTCATCGTGATCCTCGCGACGGCCGCGATCGGCGCGTGGTTCACCGTATGCGGATTGGGTTATTTCCTAATCGGTCCGAAGTTTCTCGATATCATGCAGGAGCCGCTCGAACTCGGCCGTGACCGAACGGTTGTCGCCGCGTGCTGGGCCACAGTTGCGATCGCCGGCGCGCTTGCGCAATTCGCCACGAACCGCGTCAAGCGGGAGGTTGTGGTCAAAGACGCAGGGTAACGCGCTCGATAACGGCGCTTCCTGCGCTACGGATTCACGATCTTAAAGCCGCCTTCACTCTCGTCCGAGAAGATGGGGTCGTTCACGTTCGTAATGCGGACCGAATAACCCTTTCTTGCCGGTACGTCGTTCGGGACCGTCCATTTGGCGAAACCGTCGTTTGGCGTTTTGTCGCCAATTGCGCGAACGACTTCGCCGCCGCGCACCAACTCCAATCGCACGGAGGATCCGGTGTAGCCGTCGGAATGCCAGAGAATTTTGTACTCTTTACCTATCTTCAGCTTGTCGCCGTCACCCGGTGCGTCGACGACAAGGAGTGCACCGGGATTGTATTCGTCGAACCCGATATCGAACTTCGAGCCAGCCTTGCTTGGCTTGATGGGCCGGCTGTCGCCGTCTATGTCGTGATTTGGCGCGTCATCTTTGGATGCGGCGTCGATCGCGGGTGAACCGGTCGTGAGGTGGTAATCGTCGACTTTGGGATTGGCAAACAGCGGGTCGCCGTCGATGTTTCCTTCGGCTTCCGCCAGGACAGAATTCATG
This portion of the Candidatus Hydrogenedentota bacterium genome encodes:
- a CDS encoding argininosuccinate synthase; translated protein: MATKVKKIVLAYSGGLDTSVILKWLQETYKADVVAFIADIGQMEETDEAKDKAVKTGACAVYCENLREEFARDFVFPMMQANAMYEGWYLMGTSVARPLIAKAQIDVLRKEKADAVSHGATGKGNDQVRFELTYYAHEPNVTIIAPWRDPQWDLTSRTKLVDYAKKHGISVPVTAAKPYSSDRNLLHISFEGGILEDPWAEPPADMFLLSVDPTKAPDTPTYVEVDFEQGVPVAVNGERLSPASLMAKLNALGGANGIGRVDMVENRFVGMKSRGVYETPGGTILYAAHRAVESITMDREVMLLRDQLSPKIAQLIYNGFWYSPEMKAMMAFVKQSQEDVTGTARVKLYKGNCTVVGRRAAKTLYDPKISTFEEDEGAYSQADAGAFIRLNALRLRVRKKAGLE
- the bstA gene encoding bacillithiol transferase BstA; its protein translation is MSDPRFPIGPFSLEGDMTPDTLNGFIEIIENAPAEFRAAAAGLSDAQLDTPYRDGGWTVRQVIHHMADSHMNSYIRYKLALTEDNPTIKPYAEDRWAELEDGKSADVEVSLCLLKCVHERWVMCMRAMTLEQWQRTFHHPERGIVPLDETAALYAWHCKHHLAHITHLRERMGW
- a CDS encoding aspartate aminotransferase family protein, whose protein sequence is MKTDEIKSLTEAHIINTYGSRSIAFVRGEGTKLWDAEGNEYLDFFGGIAVAALGHCHPKVTAAITQQAATLVHVSNLYLTQPCAELASLLCKHSFADKWFFSNCGATAIEAAIKLARRYWAQQGTPKPVIVSMQQSFHGRTMAAITATGQPKYHEGFAPMLPGIVHVPFNDHAELMKALTPEVGAVLLEPVQGEGGIRVADTEYLKSVRALCDARNVLLIFDEIQCGMGRTGTLFAHEQYGVTPDIVALAKALANGMPIGAMGCTEKVASGFSVGSHASTFGGNPVCTAAAKATVEAMLEPGFLDRVKQTGAYFMDKLNGLKAKHDSIVEVRGKGLMIGVELKNAVAPVVAKMLDARVVCGPAGLNVLRFVPPLIVTKEQVEHVVATLDRVLGAN
- the argF gene encoding ornithine carbamoyltransferase; the encoded protein is MFLDFISLADLSTDEILGLIDLADRLKRELRAGKVSRPLEGKTFALIFEKPSLRTRVTFETGIFQLGGHGIVLESGQIRLGERESVPDVARNLERWVDGIIARTFSHEAVVDLARYARVPVVNALTDKLHPCQVVADAQTLREHRGNLGSLKLAFVGDGNNVCASWLNFAARVPLNVTVVCPKGYEPDPEILAFAQREAKGEIEVTQDIEAGLKDADAVYTDVWASMGQEDESSKRKKIFAPFQVNAKLMSLAKKDALFLHCLPAKRGFEVTDDVMDGPQSIVFDEAENRLHAQKAILVQLIQNNAGERS
- a CDS encoding TMEM198/TM7SF3 family protein translates to MEPTAQLSNIPPLTENGAVAIAIFVGTLYCFLGYRTLKVIICLTGFILAGGMAATLGAYFGQGNYWIAVAAGLIGGLCGAAALIFLFKLGLFMLGMLATALVAHMLLLGRPESWIVFAVLGAGVLGGLLAVALEKFIVILATAAIGAWFTVCGLGYFLIGPKFLDIMQEPLELGRDRTVVAACWATVAIAGALAQFATNRVKREVVVKDAG
- the argH gene encoding argininosuccinate lyase, whose product is MAKQWGGRFEGKTDALVEALGQSVSFDARLAPWDIRASIAHARMLGAQGIISKSDSRKIISGLTAIAKDVDAGKFAFDPALEDVHTNIESALVKRIGDAGKRLHTARSRNDQIATDVRLWARDQIDAIDHQLAHLQEAFLRVAEAHVETILPGCTHLQHAQPVSLAHHMLAYFEMFHRDRIRFIELRTRVNIMPLGSAALAGTPHAIDRFAVAEELGFDAIAGNSMDAVSDRDYLIEFCANASIAMMHLSRLCEELILWSTPGYGFIEIGDAYTTGSSIMPQKKNPDVAELVRGKTGRVYGDLTSLLTLMKGLPLTYNRDMQEDKEPVFDASDTLQLCLRVVTAMMPSIAFKTDAMRDAAREGFLEATDVADYLVEKGVPFREAHGIVGRIVLHSTKNGKRLPDLTLDEFRKFSPKFDRDIARCLDPLTIMRRRDHIGGTAPRQVKAAIKRARQILKTLG
- a CDS encoding response regulator, producing MNDSNRILIVDDETVIRELLSDILADDGYTVESVASAPAALDLITARDEFVLLFTDIMMPEMDGIELIRRARKIRPSLIPIVMTGFATLETARAAVKEGAYDYVLKPFSLSEVKLAVSNALDRHRLQSENARLQELTAIFSVSQSMANIRTEFELHEFVLDSALKQVGAQRGSLMLATPDGRTLEVVASRGLPREADGARVNVADSISGRVVQTQKPLLVTNIRSHETAPMSRQLPHASFVSVPLAGESEHTSFAASGKGATQVLAVLNVCGKTNGTEFSEADLKVLDIMAKHAAAAIENIRLIRQCETGHISTLRQLAELQERRETNGVGRATQVAVVARAIAERLGLGPNELAAIELGSALYDLGKISLDDRLLSKADELTEEDWEAIRKHPIVGYDLARTAQFLPRKHLEIIRHHHERPDGSGYPDGLHGDRIPLLARVMSLADAYVAMSSKRAYRDALAAPQIVGEIKRLRGSQFDADASDVLVRMIEQGELG
- a CDS encoding zinc ribbon domain-containing protein, with product MPTYTYQCQVCHEPTDVFHAMSAKPRVKCASCGSGKMKKLLGTGAGIIFKGSGFYQTDYKNSGGNGKGDTAAKAEGKSEGKSEGKSESKGESKSTPAAEKSTAKKKD
- a CDS encoding prolipoprotein diacylglyceryl transferase codes for the protein MRPFLFQIGDYFVASYSAMMFLAVLAAAATAIFRVRRASLDGATLAKGMLIAIVTGWLFGRVGLWLDGTARDAGLRILSPTYAAPGSLTYFLLGVCAGLLIFAAIIGRTAWNYFDALAPSTFVALAFAKIGCLFGGCCAGSLCPSALGITYPYGTPAYEHQYRAGKLAVPDNLLRPGEHKDDSPFWGELQVISLQPEFLARRVESAGLPGDSAPRILEGASSHRSLPVWPVPIAVSVTSLALWMAAERVYRASQRPGTTVAFVFAGYGLLRLTFDWFIAQRGSTHFGMTVAQWVGVCALALGAAVYARRAKPAPPEH